ATGTCTCTAACTAAAAGGAATTCATAAAGTCTATAGATTGTTCATTCTTGCTAGTGTCCAATGAGTTGTGAGAGAACGTAGCATGTAAACATTTATGATCTGATCAGATGATTTGGCAGTTTTAAGGATTCAAAGGACCAACTGATGAAGCAGGCAAGCATAGTCATTGTATCCTGAATTTTTTACGCTGAACAGAACAACAAGTCAGCAAAATCTGTAGGGTTTTAAACTGTCAGATGATATACGCTGCACTAGTCTGATGTTATGTGAAACAGAACTGAGTTTCAATTTTCTTATATAGCATGAGGCTCCAAAATGGTTCAAGCAAGTAGCATCGGCAATAAGCTCTGCTTGCTTAACCAAATTCCTAGCTCCTGCTAAGTAGAATATGACATCCTAAATATAAAATAAGGGCCAAAGATTGTACGGCATCCTAAATATAAAACAACCAATGATATGTCCAAGGATGCAATTCCTGCCGTTCCCAGTTGCAATGCATAATTGCATATTGTACCAATCAGACAAACAAATTTCTTGGAACAGTCAACAAAATAACTAAGCACAAAGTATAGCCAACAAGCAGCAACAAAAATTATCACTATTATAACTATCGATCATCATCAGCATCCGAACAACTCCCCGCATCTGAAAAATAGACGTCGAACCGAAGGAGGAAGAAACAACACAGCAGCAaccagcaagcaagcaagcaaacaaCTTGCCATATGCCTTCCAAATTGAGTTTCCTACGACCCCTTTGCATCCCTGTCACCGCACGCCGTCAACAATATACACaagccaccgccgcggccatgATTATTATTCTATAAGAACGGCGCTACCGCTTACTCAGGCCGTCACTCCTCGTCGACGAACTCGAACTCGTCCTCCCGGAGGTGGGCGAAGAAGCGGACGGGCTTGGGCTGCCCCTCGACGGCGATCTGGAACTCGACCTTGAAGGGGAGGTTGGCCGTGATGCGCTTGCCCTTCCAGACGCCGACGTACTGCTTGACGACGCCCTCCATGCCCTGGATGTCCAGGTCGGGCGCCTTGACGATGTGGTGGACGCGGAGCGGCGCCGTGACGCGCACCCGCCGGCCGATCtttggcgccgccgcggcctcctcggccgccacGTCGTCCGAGGACACCTCGCTGGTGAGCGCGACCTGGAGGAGcaggcgtgcgcggcggggctGCTGAGCGGGGCTGCGGCAGGAGGCGGGGCACGGGGACGGGAAGCGGCGGAGCAGGAGcaccgaggaggcggcggaggtggagggcggcgccacggacgcggcggcgggtggcgccaTTGGGAGCGGCGAGGGGGGTGCGGCGGGCGGGAGGGCGGACAGGTGGAGGATGGGGGAGTTGGGTCGAACAGGTGGTGCGCGCGGGAGAGGCCAGGAGCCCAGGAGAGCAGGGGAGGATAAAAGCAGGGGGAAACGAAAGGTAGAGGAGCGCGCGACGCTGTGAGTTGCGGAGGAATGCTTCGCCGCGGCGACCGAGGTGAACCGTGAACGGGGATGCCTTCCGTGGTTTGCTTGCGCGCTGGCCCCGGGGAAATGCTCGGAATTTGGCGAGTTCTGCGCTGCGTCTAGCGCGGGATCAGCTGGATAAGGCGGGAGCGCACGCCTGGTTGTGGTTGCTCGCCGTGGCCGACCCGGGCTTTGGGCCAGCGCGTGGCTTGCCCGTGCTGCCGAGAGTTGACAGCGCACGCACACGCCAATCTGTTCGCCGTTTCTCCCGCGAGATCGAAACGGGCGCGCTGGTTTGTTGGCCAGCGCGGCCCGACGATAACGACGCAGGTAGATCAGATATTTGAGCATCTCTGAATAGAGACGGCGCAAGGGGCACATTGCTACAATGAAACAGTAGCAAGAAAGCAAAGCTATTCAAATAGTTTTTCCCGAAGAACATAGTGCACGGCACATCTTGATTAAAACACTAACAGCGTAACCGAGAACACGGATGGCGGGTCCAAGAGCAGGAAGAAAAAACTCCCActattccaaattataaatcattttgatttttctaaatACACATAGCATTTGTTATgtatatacttatatctagatacattgcaaaaattatattttatcTTAAAAATCAAAACAACTTATACTAATTGGAACGGAGGAAGGGATTACTAGTTTCACAAACATGTATAACATATCATAAACACCATAAACATGTATAACATATCATGAACACGCAAATCTTAATTGCACCTCCATATATATAGGGGAAAAAGCGTTACTACCTCTGTTTCGAAGCAAAACTGTGATTTTGACCAGTTACCAATACAAAATTCTACACCCATTTAGACAACAATGAATAAAATAATAATGATAGTAAACATTATCGACCTTCCAAATTTGCAGCGATGACAACCTTTACATCCAAATGCAAAGGGTAGTGAGCGTACCTTCTATAATTTCACAATCTCAAAGCATCCATTTATGGAGATTGAGTGtcattttctgattttgcctctAAAATCTCACTCAGGGACGCAGAACGAACAAGGGAAGCTGCTGATAGAGGAGCCAGTGATGCGGCAGCTGGGATACGGAAAAGATAGACCCGATAATTCTCTTCTTTTGCTGTCTCTAAACTCTTGTTCATATCTTGTTCTAGTCTGGAAGCATAATCATACAGAGGTCCAGGGGCTCCTCTTGCAGTTCTCTTTGTATCAGCAATTGCATTAATTCCGACCTGCAATCGAGCTATCTCCTCACCAATTTCTGTCTTCTCATGGAGATCAATAGCGTACCTATAGCAAGCTTCTGCATTGAACAGAGCAGCCTTCAATTGGACCTGAGATACCCATAATCTTTCGAAGTGGTTCTGAAGTGGAGGAGCGACAAGTATTGCATAAGCTTCTTCATAGTACAAGGCAGCCTGTATATAGCAAGACACATAATggtttagttttttttctcaaagatGGATGTTTTCTAACACAAGAAACAATATAGATAGTTTGAACCTTTAGCAATGTACACATATATGTATTCATTTTGCCACTTCAATAAAATGATAAATTGGCACAACCATTAGAAAAAAGCACAAATTGAGGTTGTAACATCATCAACATAAGGATTAGGAGTAATTGGATTAGGAGTAGTTTCACCAATTTATGAATTACGGTAActcatttatttatttcaatGTGCTATTACACTTCAAATTCTCTTTTGAATTGTTTATTCACGCTAATCTTTTGCCCGTTTATTGATGAAGCAAAATTGAATCAATTCGAAGTCTTTAGGGTTCCTCTTCCTTTCCAAATGAGTTTACCCCTTAGCTTTGCTTTCTTTTATTACCCTCAAACTTATAAGGTGTTCACAGAAGGGTTTAACGCTTCACTTTCACAGTCCATGACATAATTCACTCAAAATCAACATCTACCTAAGGATACTATTGTTTTAATCTTGCACAGTTgcaccatatatatataatcttaACTTATGATCAAAAGCTCACTTAGCTAGCTAACCTTTCTGCTTTGCTCAGTGACGTGTTGCGGaaattatagaaatatattGTATCCTAACAAGATAAAATGAGTAGCATATAGATAAGATAGAAATAACAAGTCATATGGCAATCCTGATTACTTGGTTTTGACCTTTAATTGTTAAGCTATATTAAAGATGAACCATAGTGAGACATGAAAGTAATTTTCACGACAGTCGTTCTAATTTTAGAATGAATCTTTAGAGGTGCTTGTGAACTTTCCTCGTCAACTAGGTTTTATATAGCAAGAGATGATGGaagcacccctatttataggttCTCATTGGTACTATGGTGTTGCCATGTGATAACTTCTACACTGTTCTTTGCAAAATATCTATTTGTAGAATTTTCCTCATCCTTATCCAATTATGCAAAATATGTAATCCTTATTCAATTATGCAAAATATCTAATTGTCGAGAATTTTTATCTTACTATGAATCCATGGCAACTCGTCTCTCTTGCATTTCTAAATTATTCTGTAACCTTCTCTAGTATGCATGTTATTTTCAACAACCCATTTTTCATTTGCAGAAGTTCAGATTGTAGCAGTTAGTGCTAACCGCAGTCAGTCAAATCCCAACAGCGGCATAACGATCGCGATGCATCTAGCAAAGATGTGAGAGGGTAGTCAATCTCACCTGCCTGGCCACCTTGGAGCACACCGCCGGCGACTTCCCCCCTGCGAGAGCGCGCTCGAAACAGCATTCCTGCGCCTGCGCGAGCATAAGCCGCTCCAGCATCGCAGTGGCCTGCGAGCTCATATCCACAGTCgtcgccgcctcctcttccATCATCTCTCCTACCGCGCGGAACGCCCCCGCAGCGCGCTGGAACTCCCCGCACGCCGCCCTGACCCCTTCCTCCGTGACCCGGCTGTGGGCCGCCGCGATCCCCGAGGCGGCCGCGCCGATGTTGAAGACGAGGGCGGCCTTCTCGAAGCGGAGGGACGCGGCGGCGTGCTTCAGGTGGGGCCGGAAGGCGTCATGCCAGGTGAAGGAGAGGTTCTCGTCGAAGGCGCAGGGATCATCGCGCGCGGAGAAGAGGAGGCGGTGGTAGCGGAGGATCAGGGCCCGGCGGGAGGCCGGCGGCTGGGCCTGAGGGTtcgggacggcgacggcggcgcgggcgtcgcGGACGTCGGAGAAGGCGGTGGCGCTGAAGAAGTGCCGGTCGCGgaagagctcggcggcggccgtcttcttctccgggacggagagcatcggcggcggcggccgcgacatGATTGGGCACGCAACAATGGGTTGGACTAGTCAAGTAGTGGACTGGTTCAGCATAGATTCGCTGAAGTATGTGTTTACCGGGCCGGATTGAGCTTTCTGAGAAGCACTCTTCCTTCCAATCCGGCCCAAGGTCCTGCGTGTTTGGGCCAAATTCAGGCGCTCTGAATGTAAAGTCCTGATGCAATTTAGAGCCTGTTTGTTAGAGTTCCATCTGATTTTGATCCTCCATGAAAGTTGATTATCTGGAAAAAGTGATTATGTGATTAAAAGTATATAAACTTTTAAAATGAGAATGGAGAATCACTTCACCGAACCAGGTGACTAGGTGAGATAGGTGGACAGCGCATCAGGTAAGGGGTGATTGGCGGCGGGCTGCACGGCACGCAGGGTCGCAAGAGGCACGAGGAGCGCAGCCAGGAGTAGAGATGGCAATGGGTACAAAATACCCGTGTACCCGCGGATACTTGACCCGCTGGGCGCAGATTCGGGTCTGGGTTTGTCTCGCGGACGCGGGTATGACTTTAAACCCAACGGGTATTTTATAACGGGTTTCAAAATTTGATATCCGAACCCGCAAATCCGCTGACATGCGGGCCCTGATACCCTTGTATATATAATCGATCTCCAGGGTTTCATTTATTTTCTCCCGAGCGCCATACTTCTCAGTCTCGGCCACCACCCCCAGTCCCCATCTCCGACGCGCGCTCACCCCCCATCCCCCCTTCCTCTCAGAATCCCAGATCCACCCCTCTAGTCCATGCCGCCAACTCCGACTGACCCTGGCGGCTGCCCATCCTTGTCGCCGGTGCCCCATACGCGAGCGGCGCGCCGCCCCACCTTTCCTAATGGTGCCCCCTTCTCCTACCTGTTggcaccgccgccccctcctcaaTGCGGGCGCCACCCTCTCCTCCTTGGACCATGTGTGGCGCTGGCGGCGCACCATCCACCCGCAACCCCACCGGCTCCCCTCCTCGCCGGTAGCTCCCAAGAAACGTGCCGCAACGCCCGCGTCGAATTCACCAGAGCGTCCGCGCCGGCTGCGCACGACAGCCGCGCCCTTGCCCCCGTGCCAGCGGCGCCCGAGCCTGGCGGCCGTGCCCAGATCCCCGACGCCGGCCGTGCCCAGAACACGCGCCGGCGGCACTCGTGTCCTGCTCCTGCACGCGAGCATACGGGTATCCACCGGCATGCGTGTACAGGCGTCGTTTTCTACTCGTGGCGGATTGCGGGCACGAGTGCGGACGCACACGCGGATTTTAGCACgcgggtacgggtttacatgtTAGTATTTGCGCGAATTTTACCTGTTGCCATCCATAGGCAGGAGGAtggctgtcggtaccctgcaactggggtacccactcctactatgCCGAGACTCGCATAGTTAtctgtaactacgccctaaggagctgagcatcCGGACCCctgggtccgactccatctcaccggaccaacggtcccggacccgcttcccgctcggggatgggtccggtgtcaccacgtgtcccagaggtggaaatgctcagtacctgtagccgcggacccggacccccgcaggtgggtccgggacctccacgtgcctatccggacccccgtgagctctcggctcagctagctgctcgggaggggtccggagccgccacgtgtcacgcagacgcgggcgcaagccttacGCTGGAAGcttcctcacccacccgcattaagtgcgagcgattgaggcgtgctctgctgccgctgggcacggggcagcttttgtcagtccacaccgTGGATCGCCAGCCCTCCAGCTGGTGGTTGGGGCGTGCGCTGCCAGCGCAGGGCATTGGATACCCACTCACGGGTTGGACAGGCGtgacatgacaacacggtaagcccgcATGTTTCCAatgcggctcgtcagttaccaaggcaagcattaaagactcagcgccgcgctGTAACACCTCTGGGGTTTAGCACTGTTTTAAACATGCAATTAAAATTTAATGATCAAGTTAATTAAATCAGGCTTTTCATATACGTATATGTATATGAGATTATGTGTAAGCGTACGCGTGTAGTGACCTATAAATCGCTGTAAATTTCAAATCAATCCATTTCTACCTGTGAAATTGAGTAGGCACCTTTTTCCTTGTCTTATTAAACAAATGACTAGTTGGAGTCTAGGAgagaaaacaaaatttttcacatgaaatgataagtcatTCGAATCACggtttttgaaaattcaaaataatttttaaaccaTAACTCGAATGAAATTTTgcccaacacgaaagttgtaaaTCTCTGAGtttcctacaactttgatgttcacCGTTTTTGGAGTTTCAATACAAAAAATTGAATCAAGTTGAGTCAAATCTCGGTtgactctctctcctctctctctttcttccttctctctctccctctgttTCACTGCCATGACAGGCAGGGCAGCCCCACCTGAGCCCTGGGCaggcaagctgctgctgctgccgccatcACTGAGCGCCTGCTGATGAAGCACGCTTGGCTGCTGCGCCCCGACGGACGCTCGACGACAACCGCGCGCAGCCGAGCTCCCGCATGCACACCGTTGACAAAGGGGTGGAGCAGAGTagcatgccgccgccgctcgacaaCGCCGCCAACTCTCCTCGCTGCGCTTCCACTCATGGCTTCCTGCTGGGCACGCCAACTCGCCCCGTCCCGTCGCCACTGCGGCGCCCCAACCCTCCTCGCTGCGCCCCTGAACCGGCCATTACTGCCGCTCGGCAACGCGACATGCCCAACGCCGATGCCGCTTGCCGCACGCGCCTGCCCCTACCACTCCCCTGCCCGAGCGCCGCACACCTGCCCAAGCTCCTAGTGTCGTGCCCCACACTCCTTCCCCTCTCCCTGGCCGCTATAAAAGCCAAGCCGAGCCCCTGCTCGCGCACCAAGGGAGCTGCCGCCCCACCATTGCCGCCGTTGCCCGAGCTCCACCGTGGAGCCCTGCTCTCCG
This window of the Panicum virgatum strain AP13 chromosome 1K, P.virgatum_v5, whole genome shotgun sequence genome carries:
- the LOC120710227 gene encoding ferredoxin-thioredoxin reductase, variable chain-like gives rise to the protein MAPPAAASVAPPSTSAASSVLLLRRFPSPCPASCRSPAQQPRRARLLLQVALTSEVSSDDVAAEEAAAAPKIGRRVRVTAPLRVHHIVKAPDLDIQGMEGVVKQYVGVWKGKRITANLPFKVEFQIAVEGQPKPVRFFAHLREDEFEFVDEE
- the LOC120710217 gene encoding vacuolar-sorting protein BRO1-like, with the translated sequence MSRPPPPMLSVPEKKTAAAELFRDRHFFSATAFSDVRDARAAVAVPNPQAQPPASRRALILRYHRLLFSARDDPCAFDENLSFTWHDAFRPHLKHAAASLRFEKAALVFNIGAAASGIAAAHSRVTEEGVRAACGEFQRAAGAFRAVGEMMEEEAATTVDMSSQATAMLERLMLAQAQECCFERALAGGKSPAVCSKVARQAALYYEEAYAILVAPPLQNHFERLWVSQVQLKAALFNAEACYRYAIDLHEKTEIGEEIARLQVGINAIADTKRTARGAPGPLYDYASRLEQDMNKSLETAKEENYRVYLFRIPAAASLAPLSAASLVRSASLSEILEAKSENDTQSP